From the Labrus mixtus chromosome 17, fLabMix1.1, whole genome shotgun sequence genome, one window contains:
- the cimip2b gene encoding ciliary microtubule inner protein 2B: MEKYASKFNEALLTPEPHYIPGFAGYCPQLKYTVGKSYGKLTSQLLSSPEAKHSTRLAPHQGLVPSAETDSAGTMKMLPGYTGFIPKRQNYYASSYSETCRRALTEFHQERRARIQRRSSDLPAVANCSNYQFKRPSPPFTAISDKVFSYKPSKPLIPLGKPYAMGDDDPNKYFISGFTGHVPKSRFLIGKGYPITTNQALIQFGEQRRSDATSQNFTERKESSVAATSTIYSSNSGVVPAFTGHIPGYKFMYGQTFGQLSKNAMEKSGIKRIPQDKL; encoded by the exons ATGGAGAAATACGCCTCAAAATTTAACGAAGCTCTCCTGACACCTGAGCCCCACTACATCCCGGG gttTGCTGGCTACTGCCCACAACTCAAGTACACTGTGGGGAAGTCTTATGGTAAGCTCACATCCCAGCTGCTCAGCAGTCCTGAGGCGAAACACTCTACTCGTCTGGCCCCTCACCAGGGTCTCGTCCCCTCTGCAGAGACTGACTCTGCTGGGACAATGAAGATGCTACCAGGATACACAG GCTTTATCCCAAAGAGGCAGAACTACTATGCCAGCAGTTACTCTGAAACATGTCGCAGAGCGCTGACTGAGTTTCACCAGGAGAGACGTGCGAGGATCCAACGGCGATCATCAGACCTGCCAGCGGTCGCCAACTGTAGCAACTATCAGTTTAAA AGACCGAGTCCCCCCTTTACAGCAATCTCCGACAAGGTCTTCTCCTACAAACCCTCGAAGCCCTTAATACCCCTCGGAAAACCGTATGCAATGGGTGATGATGACCCAAACAAGTACTTCATCTCAG GTTTCACAGGACACGTACCAAAATCTCGCTTCCTAATCGGCAAAGGCTACCCAATCACTACCAACCAGGCACTGATCCAGTTTGGGGAGCAGCGGCGGAGTGACGCCACATCCCAAAACTtcacagagagaaaggaaagctCAGTAGCCGCCACGTCCACAATCTATTCGTCAAACAGCGGCGTGGTGCCAGCGTTCACAGGACACATTCcag GATATAAGTTCATGTACGGACAAACCTTTGGTCAACTTTCCAAGAATGCAATGGAAAAGAGCGGGATCAAGAGAATTCCTCAGGACAAGTTATAA